In Nocardioides conyzicola, one genomic interval encodes:
- a CDS encoding GNAT family N-acetyltransferase: MDDAGLERVRAHLGTVLATMSARIGALADAGPDWWLGLTGGVSADLNMAFLATSDPDTLAGTVAIVEEAGLDALVMLAGPGRELSPRLTAPWVGVGTSPIMTRDLTTGGADALDPRVRQAGAADAGVLAALIAEAFALPVDDAALMAAAAVTGGVVRAWLLEEGGEVVSAVVTGHLDDGVSLWAMSTPSRLARRGFGRTLLASVLAHARADGATLGMLGATPAGLPLYEATGWRTVEEWEVFTNAESAQFSH; encoded by the coding sequence ATGGACGACGCAGGACTCGAGCGGGTCCGCGCCCACCTGGGCACGGTGCTGGCGACCATGTCCGCGCGGATCGGGGCGCTCGCCGACGCCGGACCGGACTGGTGGCTCGGCCTGACGGGCGGCGTCTCGGCCGACCTGAACATGGCGTTCCTGGCGACCTCGGACCCCGACACGCTCGCGGGCACCGTCGCGATCGTGGAGGAGGCGGGCCTCGACGCGCTGGTCATGCTGGCCGGCCCGGGCCGCGAGCTCTCCCCACGGCTCACCGCCCCGTGGGTCGGCGTCGGCACCTCCCCGATCATGACCCGGGACCTCACGACCGGCGGCGCGGACGCGCTCGACCCGCGCGTCCGCCAGGCCGGCGCGGCGGACGCCGGCGTGCTCGCCGCCCTGATCGCCGAGGCGTTCGCGCTGCCGGTCGACGACGCGGCGCTGATGGCGGCGGCGGCCGTCACCGGAGGCGTGGTCCGGGCGTGGCTGCTGGAGGAGGGCGGCGAGGTCGTCTCCGCCGTCGTGACCGGCCACCTCGACGACGGCGTCTCGCTGTGGGCCATGTCGACCCCGTCGCGGTTGGCCCGTCGTGGCTTCGGCCGGACGCTGCTCGCGAGCGTCCTCGCCCACGCACGCGCCGACGGGGCGACGCTCGGGATGCTCGGCGCCACCCCGGCCGGTCTGCCGCTCTACGAGGCCACCGGCTGGCGCACCGTCGAGGAGTGGGAGGTCTTCACCAACGCGGAGTCCGCCCAGTTCTCGCACTGA
- a CDS encoding xanthine dehydrogenase family protein subunit M, whose amino-acid sequence MIPAAFDYVAPTTVEDALAALAQYGDEAKIIAGGQSLLPVLRMRLNAPEWIIDLGKIESLRGIRDDGDAIVIGAMTPHVVVGSDPLVAEHASLISKAVEHLADAQVRHRGTFGGALAHADPAGDLGAPALALGAEFVIQGAGGSRTVAADDFFVDLFETAIGEDEILTEVRIPKRTGWGSTYEKFVRVAHQWPIVAVAATVRVDGGTIAEARIGLTNMGNTPLRARAVEDALVGQPATDDAVRAAAALAADGTNPPSDLNGDADYRRHLATVLTRRAVLTAAGA is encoded by the coding sequence GTGATCCCCGCAGCGTTCGACTACGTCGCCCCGACCACGGTCGAGGACGCCCTGGCGGCCCTGGCGCAGTACGGCGACGAGGCGAAGATCATCGCCGGCGGGCAGAGCCTGCTGCCGGTGCTCCGGATGCGCCTCAACGCGCCGGAGTGGATCATCGACCTCGGCAAGATCGAGTCGCTGCGCGGCATCCGCGACGACGGCGACGCGATCGTGATCGGCGCGATGACGCCGCACGTGGTCGTCGGCTCCGACCCGCTGGTCGCCGAGCACGCCTCCCTGATCTCGAAGGCGGTGGAGCACCTCGCCGACGCGCAGGTGCGCCACCGCGGCACCTTCGGCGGCGCGCTCGCGCACGCTGACCCCGCCGGCGATCTCGGGGCGCCGGCGTTGGCGCTCGGCGCGGAGTTCGTGATCCAGGGCGCCGGTGGCTCGCGGACCGTCGCGGCCGACGACTTCTTCGTCGACCTCTTCGAGACCGCCATCGGCGAGGACGAGATCCTCACCGAGGTGCGGATCCCGAAGCGGACCGGCTGGGGCTCGACGTACGAGAAGTTCGTGCGGGTCGCCCACCAGTGGCCGATCGTGGCGGTCGCCGCGACCGTCCGGGTCGACGGCGGCACGATCGCCGAGGCGCGGATCGGCCTGACCAACATGGGCAACACGCCCCTGCGGGCCCGGGCCGTCGAGGACGCGCTCGTGGGGCAGCCGGCGACGGACGACGCCGTACGCGCGGCCGCTGCGCTGGCCGCCGACGGCACCAACCCGCCCTCGGACCTCAACGGCGACGCCGACTACCGCCGCCACCTGGCGACGGTGCTGACGCGGCGAGCCGTCCTCACTGCGGCCGGGGCCTGA
- a CDS encoding xanthine dehydrogenase family protein molybdopterin-binding subunit encodes MTVTEERPSDAIEKEIGRDRRRKEDQRLITGRTRWTDNITLPGMLHLAMVRSPFAHATITSIDVSAAKTSTNVVDVLTGNDFGAELGAIINAWPITPDQVTPAHSPMPADRVAFAGEIVAVVIARTAAEARDAAELVEVEYDELPAALDLKKSAADEVLAHPDLGTNKSALWVFDSGEAGTGGNVEDAIAKARTDGIVIEREYRQQRLIPAFMEPRSVVVDPTGEQYTMWSATQIPHIVRFALAATTGVPESKIRVIAPDVGGGFGGKLQVTPEEWIAWAVGRRLGKPVKYTETRSESLMSAHHGRDQWQKLTLSAEKDGTVTGLKVELLADLGAYVAIVGGGVPVLGAFMFNAIYKFPAYHFAVQTVLTNKAWTDAYRGAGRPEATYAIERLMSELAAEVGVDPLEIREKNWIKHEEFPFTTVAGLEYDSGNYEAATAKAKEMFGYDELRSEQMARRASGDTVQLGIGISTFTEMCGLAPSRVLGQLDYGAGGWEHASVRMLATGKVEVVTGASAHGQGHETAFSQIVADRLGVAFEDVEVLHGDTQVAHKGLDTYGSRSLVVGGEALVKAADKVIEKAKPIAAHLLEASVDDLEFSGGRFTVRGTDQGMAIGEISTAVFAAHNLPDGVEPSIDAEATYDPVNFNYPHGTHLCAMEVDTETGAVKMRKYVCVDDIGNIVNPLIVAGQVHGGLVQGIAQALWEEAVYDDSGTLVSGSFVDYLLPTAADTISFDIEHTTTPSLTNTLGTKGVGEAGTIASTPAVVNAVVDAVRHLGVTDIQMPCTPERVWKAINGPGSGGATEGAAMPHFESGGAAGNQEQPGTASTEGAGS; translated from the coding sequence ATGACGGTCACCGAGGAGCGCCCGTCCGACGCCATCGAGAAGGAGATCGGCCGCGACCGGCGCCGCAAGGAGGACCAGCGGCTGATCACCGGTCGCACCCGCTGGACCGACAACATCACGCTCCCGGGCATGCTGCACCTCGCGATGGTGCGCAGCCCGTTCGCGCACGCGACGATCACCAGCATCGACGTCTCGGCGGCCAAGACCTCCACCAACGTCGTCGACGTGCTCACCGGCAACGACTTCGGCGCGGAGCTCGGCGCGATCATCAACGCCTGGCCGATCACGCCCGACCAGGTCACGCCCGCGCACTCGCCGATGCCGGCCGACCGGGTCGCCTTCGCCGGTGAGATCGTCGCGGTCGTCATCGCACGTACGGCGGCCGAGGCCCGCGACGCCGCCGAGCTCGTCGAGGTGGAGTACGACGAGCTGCCGGCCGCCCTCGACCTCAAGAAGTCGGCCGCCGACGAGGTCCTGGCCCACCCCGACCTCGGCACCAACAAGTCCGCGCTCTGGGTCTTCGACTCGGGCGAGGCCGGCACCGGCGGCAACGTCGAGGACGCGATCGCCAAGGCCCGCACCGACGGCATCGTGATCGAGCGCGAGTACCGCCAGCAGCGACTGATCCCCGCCTTCATGGAGCCGCGCAGCGTCGTGGTCGACCCGACCGGCGAGCAGTACACGATGTGGTCGGCCACCCAGATCCCGCACATCGTGCGGTTCGCGCTGGCGGCCACGACCGGCGTGCCCGAGTCCAAGATCCGCGTCATCGCGCCCGACGTGGGTGGCGGCTTCGGCGGCAAGCTCCAGGTCACCCCGGAGGAGTGGATCGCCTGGGCCGTCGGCCGCCGTCTGGGCAAGCCGGTGAAGTACACCGAGACCCGCTCCGAGTCGCTGATGAGCGCCCACCACGGCCGCGACCAGTGGCAGAAGCTGACGCTGTCGGCCGAGAAGGACGGCACCGTCACCGGCCTCAAGGTCGAGCTGCTCGCCGACCTCGGTGCGTACGTCGCCATCGTCGGCGGCGGCGTCCCGGTGCTCGGCGCCTTCATGTTCAACGCGATCTACAAGTTCCCGGCCTACCACTTCGCCGTCCAGACGGTGCTGACCAACAAGGCCTGGACCGACGCCTACCGCGGCGCCGGGCGCCCGGAGGCGACGTACGCCATCGAGCGCCTGATGTCGGAGCTGGCCGCCGAGGTCGGCGTGGACCCGCTCGAGATCCGCGAGAAGAACTGGATCAAGCACGAGGAGTTCCCGTTCACCACGGTGGCCGGGCTGGAGTACGACTCCGGCAACTACGAGGCCGCCACCGCGAAGGCCAAGGAGATGTTCGGGTACGACGAGCTGCGCTCCGAGCAGATGGCGCGGCGGGCCTCCGGCGACACCGTGCAGCTCGGCATCGGCATCTCGACCTTCACCGAGATGTGCGGCCTGGCCCCGAGCCGGGTCCTCGGCCAGCTCGACTACGGCGCCGGCGGCTGGGAGCACGCGAGCGTGCGGATGCTGGCCACCGGCAAGGTCGAGGTGGTCACCGGGGCCTCGGCCCACGGCCAGGGGCACGAGACGGCGTTCAGCCAGATCGTGGCGGACCGGCTCGGCGTCGCGTTCGAGGACGTCGAGGTGCTGCACGGCGACACGCAGGTCGCCCACAAGGGCTTGGACACCTACGGGTCACGGTCGCTCGTCGTCGGCGGCGAGGCACTGGTCAAGGCGGCCGACAAGGTGATCGAGAAGGCCAAGCCGATCGCGGCCCACCTGCTCGAGGCCTCGGTCGACGACCTCGAGTTCTCCGGCGGCCGGTTCACGGTCCGCGGCACCGACCAGGGCATGGCGATCGGCGAGATCTCGACCGCCGTCTTCGCCGCGCACAACCTGCCAGACGGCGTGGAGCCGAGCATCGACGCGGAGGCGACGTACGACCCCGTCAACTTCAACTATCCCCACGGCACCCACCTCTGCGCGATGGAGGTGGACACCGAGACCGGGGCGGTGAAGATGCGCAAGTACGTCTGCGTCGACGACATCGGCAACATCGTCAACCCGCTGATCGTCGCGGGCCAGGTGCACGGCGGGCTGGTGCAGGGCATCGCCCAGGCCCTGTGGGAGGAGGCGGTGTACGACGACTCCGGCACGCTCGTGTCCGGGTCGTTCGTCGACTACCTGCTGCCGACCGCGGCCGACACGATCAGCTTCGACATCGAGCACACCACGACGCCGTCGCTGACCAACACCCTGGGCACGAAGGGTGTCGGTGAGGCCGGCACCATCGCCTCGACCCCTGCCGTGGTCAACGCGGTCGTCGACGCCGTACGCCACCTCGGCGTGACCGACATCCAGATGCCGTGCACGCCCGAGCGGGTGTGGAAGGCGATCAACGGACCCGGCTCCGGCGGCGCGACGGAGGGTGCGGCGATGCCGCACTTCGAGAGCGGTGGCGCCGCGGGCAACCAGGAGCAACCCGGCACGGCGAGCACCGAAGGAGCCGGATCGTGA
- a CDS encoding SRPBCC family protein — translation MELTHRFTVPTSVDETWAHFQDIASVAECFPGATVTEADADSFAGSVKVKLGPIALVYNGSGTFVEKDEAAHRFLVDAKGRDKRGNGTAGAKVTLTMTDAAAGGTDVEVITDLAITGKPAQFGRGVMQDVSDKLLGQFVECLEQRLSAESTGASQAPSPESEQAAEPEPETVSAAVPPAPTAGTATDEVVAEPPAPQPSRPELPRMPPHSVPKQDDALNLGSAVLPVLAKTYWKPAVGVAVVAGLVIWWVVSR, via the coding sequence ATGGAGCTCACGCATCGCTTCACCGTCCCCACCTCGGTCGACGAGACCTGGGCGCACTTCCAGGACATCGCGTCCGTGGCGGAGTGCTTCCCGGGCGCCACGGTGACCGAGGCCGACGCCGACTCCTTCGCGGGGTCGGTGAAGGTCAAGCTCGGCCCGATCGCCCTGGTCTACAACGGCTCCGGCACCTTCGTGGAGAAGGACGAGGCGGCGCACCGCTTCCTCGTCGACGCGAAGGGGCGCGACAAGCGCGGCAACGGCACGGCGGGCGCGAAGGTCACCCTGACGATGACCGACGCCGCGGCCGGGGGGACCGATGTCGAGGTCATCACCGACCTCGCGATCACGGGCAAGCCGGCCCAGTTCGGTCGCGGGGTCATGCAGGACGTCTCGGACAAGCTGCTCGGGCAGTTCGTGGAGTGCCTGGAGCAACGGCTGAGTGCGGAGTCCACGGGGGCCTCGCAAGCACCCTCTCCCGAGTCCGAGCAGGCGGCCGAGCCGGAACCCGAGACCGTCTCGGCCGCCGTCCCTCCCGCACCGACCGCGGGGACAGCCACGGACGAGGTGGTTGCCGAACCGCCCGCGCCACAGCCATCTCGTCCGGAGCTACCCCGGATGCCCCCGCACTCCGTGCCGAAGCAGGACGACGCGCTCAACCTCGGCTCGGCCGTGCTGCCCGTGCTCGCGAAGACCTACTGGAAGCCGGCCGTCGGCGTGGCCGTGGTGGCGGGCCTGGTCATCTGGTGGGTCGTCAGCCGCTGA
- a CDS encoding transcriptional regulator, with the protein MARTELQARRLEAVRAWTSFVERGDEAVDQVRPEILTSWTRSEAAIHGPDVTEAPLADEAETAAYWQGSALQTAVERVEAELRRTAEDGDLVVAVTDAETRILWTYGGRVMRRKAESVNFVAGGRWDDESVGTNALDLANRNDRPEMVFSAEHYASIVHNWVCWAAPVHDPVSGAQLGVIDLSTTWNRSHPIGLATARVMARLIETAMPLTHSPVRLDESGEPGLVMRLLGTAETWLDGQRLLLNRRQTEILALLAMHPEGLSLEHLHALVYGDQAVTTSTLKAEVSHLRSALGGQLASRPYRLTMPVSTDVDLVLSLLRRGRVAAAVDAYGGDLLPGTNSPALSELAEYVAVAVREALLAEPDPDAVLSYGERAPYDTEVVEVCLARLPHGHPAVPLLKGRLAAASR; encoded by the coding sequence ATGGCACGCACTGAGCTGCAGGCGCGCAGGCTGGAAGCAGTCCGCGCATGGACCTCGTTCGTCGAGCGCGGCGACGAGGCCGTCGACCAGGTCCGCCCGGAGATCCTGACGAGCTGGACCCGCTCGGAGGCGGCCATCCACGGCCCCGACGTGACCGAGGCGCCGCTGGCCGACGAGGCCGAGACCGCGGCGTACTGGCAGGGCTCCGCCCTCCAGACCGCCGTCGAGCGGGTCGAGGCCGAGCTCCGGCGTACGGCGGAGGACGGCGACCTCGTCGTCGCGGTGACCGACGCGGAGACCCGGATCCTGTGGACGTACGGCGGCCGGGTGATGCGCCGCAAGGCCGAGTCCGTCAACTTCGTGGCCGGCGGCCGGTGGGACGACGAGTCGGTCGGCACCAACGCCCTCGACCTCGCCAACCGCAACGACCGTCCGGAGATGGTCTTCAGCGCCGAGCACTACGCATCGATCGTGCACAACTGGGTCTGCTGGGCCGCGCCCGTGCACGACCCGGTCAGCGGCGCGCAGCTCGGCGTCATCGACCTCTCGACGACCTGGAACCGCAGCCACCCGATCGGCCTCGCGACCGCCCGGGTGATGGCGCGGCTGATCGAGACGGCGATGCCGCTCACGCACAGCCCGGTGCGGCTCGACGAGTCCGGCGAGCCCGGACTGGTGATGCGGCTGCTGGGCACCGCCGAGACCTGGCTCGACGGCCAGCGGCTGCTGCTCAACCGGCGCCAGACCGAGATCCTCGCGCTGCTCGCCATGCACCCCGAGGGCCTCTCCCTCGAGCACCTGCACGCGCTCGTCTACGGCGACCAGGCGGTCACCACCTCCACGCTCAAGGCCGAGGTCTCGCACCTGCGCTCCGCCCTCGGCGGCCAGCTCGCGTCCCGTCCCTACCGGCTGACGATGCCGGTCTCGACCGACGTCGACCTCGTCCTCAGCCTGCTCCGCCGCGGCCGGGTCGCCGCCGCCGTCGACGCGTACGGCGGGGACCTGCTGCCCGGCACCAACTCGCCGGCCCTCAGCGAGCTGGCCGAGTACGTCGCGGTCGCGGTCCGCGAGGCGCTGCTCGCCGAGCCCGACCCGGATGCCGTGCTCAGCTACGGCGAGCGCGCGCCCTACGACACCGAGGTCGTCGAGGTCTGCCTGGCCCGGCTGCCCCACGGGCACCCCGCCGTACCCCTGCTGAAGGGGCGGCTCGCGGCCGCCTCGCGCTGA
- a CDS encoding MFS transporter — protein MSSPTSPGPLTLRSFWHDLPREGKLLLSVVVFEFIGTGLVLPFNIVYLHEVRGFALSDAGLLLALPPLVGFLVVGPGGAAIDRWGARRILVGALVLQVIGNVVLAFASTQAAAAVALLLSGVAFGVSWPGFQAFIAAVIPSDLRQRYFGVNFTLLNLGIGIGGLVAGMVVRVDHVATFQAIYLGDAVSYLPALFLMLVPLRHVAGRVEHHGDEPRAKVSYLDVVRRPAVASMLAISFVSSYVGYSQLNAGMPAYARSVGEISTQGLGFAFAANTLVIVLLQLVVLQRIEGRRRTRVIAVMAAVWAVSWLLLGATGLVSGTWGATMLVAACASVFAFGETLLQPTVPALVNDLAPDHLRGRYNAASSAAFQLAQIIAPPIAGFLIGHHLDSVYIGTLVAGCVLLGVLAIVRLEPQLPAGVNGVREPELVTDADVVPEPTPKTRSGTLE, from the coding sequence ATGTCGAGCCCCACCAGCCCCGGTCCCCTCACGCTCCGCTCGTTCTGGCACGACCTGCCGCGTGAGGGCAAGCTGCTGCTCTCGGTCGTCGTGTTCGAGTTCATCGGCACCGGTCTGGTCCTGCCGTTCAACATCGTCTACCTCCACGAGGTGCGCGGCTTCGCGCTCAGCGACGCGGGTCTGCTGCTGGCGCTCCCGCCGCTGGTGGGCTTCCTGGTGGTCGGGCCCGGTGGTGCGGCGATCGACCGGTGGGGCGCACGCCGGATCCTGGTCGGCGCGCTGGTGCTCCAGGTCATCGGCAACGTGGTGCTCGCCTTCGCCTCGACGCAGGCGGCGGCCGCCGTCGCGCTGCTGCTCAGCGGCGTGGCGTTCGGCGTCTCGTGGCCGGGCTTCCAGGCGTTCATCGCCGCGGTCATCCCGTCGGATCTCCGGCAGCGCTACTTCGGGGTCAACTTCACGCTGCTCAACCTCGGTATCGGCATCGGCGGCCTGGTGGCGGGCATGGTCGTGCGGGTCGACCACGTCGCGACGTTCCAGGCGATCTACCTGGGCGACGCGGTGAGCTACCTGCCGGCGCTCTTCCTGATGCTCGTCCCGCTGCGTCACGTCGCCGGCCGGGTGGAGCACCACGGCGACGAGCCGCGCGCGAAGGTCAGCTACCTCGACGTCGTACGCCGTCCCGCTGTCGCCTCGATGCTGGCGATCAGCTTCGTCTCGTCGTACGTCGGCTACTCGCAGCTCAACGCCGGCATGCCGGCGTACGCCCGCTCGGTCGGCGAGATCTCGACCCAGGGGCTGGGCTTCGCGTTCGCCGCCAACACCCTGGTGATCGTGCTGCTCCAGCTCGTGGTGCTGCAGCGCATCGAGGGTCGTCGGCGCACCCGGGTCATCGCGGTGATGGCGGCGGTCTGGGCGGTGTCGTGGCTGCTGCTCGGGGCGACCGGGCTGGTGTCCGGCACGTGGGGCGCCACCATGCTGGTCGCCGCGTGCGCCTCGGTCTTCGCCTTCGGCGAGACCCTGCTGCAGCCGACCGTCCCGGCGCTCGTCAACGACCTGGCGCCCGACCACCTGCGCGGGCGCTACAACGCCGCGAGCTCGGCGGCCTTCCAGCTGGCGCAGATCATCGCGCCGCCGATCGCCGGCTTCCTGATCGGGCACCACCTCGACAGCGTCTACATCGGCACCCTCGTCGCCGGTTGCGTGCTCCTCGGCGTGCTCGCGATCGTCCGGCTCGAGCCCCAGCTCCCCGCGGGCGTCAACGGCGTCCGCGAGCCCGAGCTGGTCACCGACGCCGACGTCGTACCGGAGCCCACGCCGAAGACGCGCTCCGGCACGCTGGAGTGA
- a CDS encoding (2Fe-2S)-binding protein, which yields MTRISLTVDGAKVSDDVEPRLLLVQYLRERLGKTGTVIGCDTSNCGACTVHLDGTSVKSCNVLAVQADGAEVTTIEGLAQNGELHPVQEAFRECHGLQCGFCTPGMIMQSVDLLNNNPKPTEEEIRLGLEGNLCRCTGYHNIVRAVQHASGQSEEAHA from the coding sequence ATGACCCGGATCAGCCTCACCGTCGACGGCGCGAAGGTGTCGGACGACGTCGAACCCCGCCTGCTGCTCGTGCAGTACCTGCGCGAGCGGCTCGGCAAGACCGGCACCGTCATCGGGTGCGACACCAGCAACTGCGGCGCGTGCACCGTGCACCTCGACGGCACCAGCGTGAAGTCGTGCAACGTGCTCGCCGTCCAGGCCGACGGGGCCGAGGTCACCACCATCGAGGGGCTCGCGCAGAACGGCGAGCTGCACCCGGTGCAGGAGGCCTTCCGCGAGTGCCACGGGCTCCAGTGCGGGTTCTGCACGCCGGGGATGATCATGCAGAGCGTCGACCTGCTCAACAACAACCCCAAGCCCACCGAGGAGGAGATCCGCCTCGGGCTCGAGGGGAACCTCTGTCGCTGCACGGGCTACCACAACATCGTGCGCGCCGTGCAGCACGCCTCGGGTCAGAGCGAGGAGGCCCACGCATGA
- a CDS encoding DUF2207 domain-containing protein: MKRLVGYTIGLAVVVLVLLIPAAVYGSLGDDEGPAESETTTITSYDGDFDVAKDGDLKVVEKLTVDFPSSGKHGIFRFWDTEDTTAPDSRRIPHDVKVTMDGGDVDVEMLRQGGGRYRVAKIGDADSTVSPGEHVYRISYRIDGVLEPGTNGSKTQFYWNLIPGGWAQSITAADLTVHLPADAEKVQCAVGTDEGGCTVDGEGTRTLHVTAADLPPLTSVTLKTGLDMETPPAGGTLPWPRALDAVFGPSVAGLGVVLFLSVLAALLGLYLAKRAAERDPQFPLMYAPPEGIGPAQAAYLVTEQVDDEQYVATLMYAAEKGAIDLDRSDGAWTIKDKNGAAGWAGLDPVTSGVAHLLGGPGTSFVAAPKDVTAGKRLKEEMSTFESSTKAWASTNGLMTQSGFGALSGLVIGGCFLAVIAIGIVNPFNMSIVGLVIGAFAVFAVSLAAPGAGTRRTKAGRDVWSRAGGFKRILSTPSAQDRFDFSGRQELYTAYIPWAVAFGCADEWAEKYRTEMATEPPVPSYFGSAYAGAYAGTAVSSMVSDFSSTVSSAISSYNATQSSSSSGGGGGGFSGGGGGGGGGGGSW; this comes from the coding sequence ATGAAGCGTCTTGTGGGCTACACGATCGGCCTCGCCGTCGTGGTCCTGGTCCTCCTGATCCCGGCCGCCGTCTACGGCTCGCTCGGTGACGACGAGGGCCCGGCGGAGTCCGAGACCACCACGATCACGTCGTACGACGGGGACTTCGACGTCGCCAAGGACGGTGACCTGAAGGTCGTCGAGAAGCTGACGGTCGACTTCCCGTCCAGCGGCAAGCACGGCATCTTCCGGTTCTGGGACACCGAGGACACCACGGCTCCCGACTCCCGGCGGATCCCGCACGACGTCAAGGTGACGATGGACGGCGGCGACGTCGACGTGGAGATGCTGCGGCAGGGGGGCGGTCGGTACCGCGTCGCCAAGATCGGCGACGCGGACTCGACGGTGTCGCCGGGGGAGCACGTCTACCGGATCAGCTACCGCATCGACGGCGTGCTCGAGCCCGGGACCAACGGGTCGAAGACCCAGTTCTACTGGAACCTGATCCCGGGCGGGTGGGCGCAGAGCATCACCGCCGCCGACCTGACCGTCCACCTGCCGGCCGATGCCGAGAAGGTCCAGTGCGCGGTCGGCACGGACGAGGGCGGCTGCACGGTCGACGGCGAGGGCACCCGGACCCTCCACGTCACCGCCGCCGACCTGCCCCCGCTGACGTCGGTCACGCTCAAGACCGGTCTCGACATGGAGACGCCGCCCGCGGGCGGGACGCTCCCGTGGCCGCGTGCCCTCGACGCGGTGTTCGGTCCCAGCGTGGCCGGCCTCGGGGTCGTCCTCTTCCTCTCGGTCCTCGCGGCCCTGCTCGGTCTCTACCTGGCCAAGCGGGCGGCCGAGCGCGACCCGCAGTTCCCGCTCATGTACGCGCCGCCCGAGGGGATCGGCCCCGCCCAGGCGGCGTACCTGGTCACCGAGCAGGTCGACGACGAGCAGTACGTCGCGACGCTCATGTACGCCGCCGAGAAGGGCGCGATCGACCTCGACCGCTCCGACGGCGCCTGGACGATCAAGGACAAGAACGGAGCCGCCGGCTGGGCCGGGCTCGACCCGGTCACTTCCGGGGTCGCGCACCTGCTCGGCGGTCCGGGCACGTCGTTCGTCGCGGCCCCGAAGGACGTGACCGCCGGCAAGCGGCTCAAGGAGGAGATGTCCACCTTCGAGTCGAGCACGAAGGCGTGGGCGTCCACCAACGGCCTGATGACCCAGAGCGGCTTCGGCGCCCTCAGCGGGCTCGTCATCGGCGGGTGCTTCCTGGCCGTCATCGCCATCGGGATCGTGAACCCCTTCAACATGTCGATCGTCGGCCTGGTCATCGGCGCGTTCGCGGTCTTCGCGGTCTCGCTCGCCGCGCCCGGGGCCGGGACGCGCCGCACCAAGGCCGGCCGCGACGTCTGGTCCCGCGCGGGCGGCTTCAAGCGGATCCTGTCGACGCCGTCGGCGCAGGACCGGTTCGACTTCTCAGGGCGTCAGGAGCTCTACACCGCCTACATCCCGTGGGCGGTGGCCTTCGGCTGCGCCGACGAGTGGGCGGAGAAATACCGCACCGAGATGGCGACCGAGCCGCCCGTGCCGTCGTACTTCGGCTCGGCGTACGCCGGCGCCTACGCCGGAACCGCCGTCTCGTCGATGGTCTCCGACTTCAGCTCCACCGTCAGCTCCGCCATCTCGTCCTACAACGCCACCCAGTCCTCGTCGTCCTCCGGAGGGGGCGGCGGCGGGTTCAGCGGCGGCGGCGGTGGCGGTGGCGGTGGCGGCGGCTCCTGGTGA
- a CDS encoding SDR family oxidoreductase, whose protein sequence is MEIRYTLAVVTGAGGGLGREIAVALSRLGAAVVVADRDVAAAQETVDLVCAARVRGWAVQADLAQEDDVRLLAARVRDLGGADVLVNNAGGWTEGAEQYPAAPDEAWSRTLDLNLRSPMLLTRLFLDDLDARRGRRQVGAVVNVGSSAGVGRDGYGSPEYAAAKAGLVRLTTALGDPETARRARVMAVVPGWIGLPRAHEQWAALTEEERAGLSLVEPADVVRVVMDLLLRGAAGEVVEILDGTQPVPNRTSLA, encoded by the coding sequence ATGGAGATCCGCTACACGCTCGCGGTCGTCACCGGTGCCGGCGGCGGGCTCGGTCGCGAGATCGCGGTCGCCCTGTCCCGCCTGGGCGCCGCCGTCGTGGTCGCCGACCGCGACGTGGCCGCGGCCCAGGAGACCGTCGACCTCGTGTGCGCGGCCAGGGTGCGCGGCTGGGCGGTGCAGGCGGACCTCGCCCAGGAGGACGACGTACGCCTCCTGGCGGCGCGGGTCCGCGACCTCGGCGGCGCGGACGTCCTGGTCAACAACGCCGGTGGGTGGACCGAGGGCGCGGAGCAGTACCCCGCCGCTCCCGACGAGGCCTGGTCGCGCACCCTCGACCTCAACCTGCGCTCGCCGATGCTGCTCACCCGGCTCTTCCTCGACGACCTCGACGCGCGCCGTGGCCGCCGGCAGGTGGGCGCAGTCGTCAACGTCGGATCCAGCGCCGGGGTCGGGCGCGACGGCTACGGTTCGCCCGAGTACGCCGCGGCGAAGGCCGGTCTCGTCCGCCTGACGACCGCCCTCGGCGACCCGGAGACCGCACGCCGGGCCCGGGTGATGGCCGTGGTCCCGGGCTGGATCGGCCTGCCCCGGGCGCACGAGCAGTGGGCGGCGCTGACCGAGGAGGAGCGCGCCGGCCTGTCGCTCGTCGAGCCCGCCGACGTCGTACGCGTCGTCATGGACCTGCTCCTCCGCGGGGCAGCGGGGGAGGTGGTGGAGATCCTGGACGGCACCCAACCAGTTCCCAACCGCACCTCCCTAGCGTGA